Proteins co-encoded in one Minwuia thermotolerans genomic window:
- the murC gene encoding UDP-N-acetylmuramate--L-alanine ligase, with product MTQMPLDIGPIHFVGIGGIGMSGIAEVMHTLGYRVQGSDIAESANVERLRGLGIGISIGHRAENLGEAQALVVSSAVKADNPEVRAARERHVPVVRRAEMLAELMRLKWALAVGGTHGKTTTTSMVAQLLDHAGFDPTVINGGIINAYGTNARLGGGQWMVVEADESDGSFVRLPAAAVIVTNIDAEHLDHYADFDEIRDAFVTFVENIPFYGVAVMCIDHPEVQSLIGQITDRRVISYGFSRQADVRAVDESFSEGAAHFAVEFHDRRTGAESRIDDLTLPMPGRHNILNALAAIAVAREIGIGDEAIRDGLAAFSGVKRRFTKTGEVGGVTVIDDYGHHPVEIAAVLKAARESTTGRVIAVVQPHRYSRLAALFGDFCSCFNDADTVLVAPVYPAGEQPIEGFDRDALIEGLNARGHRRVRALAGPETLAAMVLEEAEAGDMVVCLGAGSITQWANALPEQLRALQDGTA from the coding sequence ATGACCCAGATGCCCCTGGATATCGGCCCCATCCATTTTGTCGGCATTGGCGGTATCGGCATGAGCGGCATCGCCGAGGTGATGCACACGCTGGGTTACCGCGTGCAGGGCAGCGACATCGCCGAGAGCGCCAATGTCGAGCGGCTGCGCGGTCTCGGCATCGGGATCTCGATCGGCCATCGCGCCGAGAACCTGGGCGAGGCGCAGGCGCTGGTCGTCTCCTCGGCGGTCAAGGCCGACAACCCCGAGGTCCGCGCCGCCCGTGAACGACACGTTCCGGTGGTCCGCCGCGCCGAAATGCTGGCCGAGCTGATGCGGCTGAAATGGGCGCTGGCCGTCGGCGGCACCCATGGCAAGACGACGACCACTTCCATGGTGGCGCAGTTGCTCGACCATGCCGGTTTCGATCCGACCGTCATCAACGGCGGCATCATCAACGCCTACGGCACCAACGCCCGTCTGGGCGGCGGCCAGTGGATGGTCGTGGAGGCCGACGAGTCTGACGGCAGCTTCGTCAGGCTGCCGGCCGCGGCGGTGATCGTGACCAACATCGACGCCGAACACCTGGATCACTACGCCGACTTCGACGAGATCCGCGACGCCTTCGTCACCTTCGTCGAGAACATCCCCTTCTACGGCGTCGCCGTGATGTGCATCGACCATCCGGAAGTGCAGTCGCTGATCGGCCAGATCACCGACCGCCGCGTCATCTCCTACGGCTTCAGCCGCCAGGCCGATGTGCGCGCGGTCGACGAGAGCTTCAGCGAGGGCGCGGCGCATTTCGCCGTCGAGTTCCACGATCGCCGCACCGGCGCGGAATCCCGCATCGATGACCTGACGCTGCCGATGCCGGGCCGCCACAACATCCTCAATGCACTGGCCGCGATCGCCGTCGCGCGGGAGATCGGCATCGGCGACGAGGCGATCCGCGACGGGCTTGCCGCCTTCTCCGGCGTGAAACGGCGCTTCACGAAGACCGGCGAGGTCGGCGGGGTCACCGTGATTGACGACTACGGCCATCATCCGGTGGAGATCGCCGCCGTGCTGAAGGCCGCGCGGGAGAGCACGACCGGCCGCGTCATTGCCGTGGTCCAGCCGCACCGCTACTCGCGGCTCGCCGCGCTCTTCGGCGACTTCTGCTCCTGCTTCAACGACGCCGACACCGTGCTGGTGGCGCCTGTCTATCCGGCTGGTGAACAGCCGATCGAAGGTTTCGACCGCGACGCCCTGATCGAGGGGCTGAACGCCCGCGGACATCGCCGCGTGCGCGCGCTTGCCGGACCGGAAACGCTGGCGGCGATGGTGCTGGAGGAAGCGGAAGCGGGCGACATGGTCGTCTGCCTGGGCGCGGGATCCATCACCCAGTGGGCGAACGCGCTGCCCGAACAGCTCCGGGCGCTGCAGGACGGAACGGCATGA
- the lpxC gene encoding UDP-3-O-acyl-N-acetylglucosamine deacetylase: protein MSFQKTIAKGVERNGVGLHSGVDVRLALRPAPANTGVVFRRTDLEGDAAAIPARFDHVADTRLCTAIANAHGASVATIEHVMSALSGMEVDNCFVDVSGPETPVMDGSAAPFVEMIREAGIKQQDMPRRVIRILREVRVGDDRSWARLSPADEFRLSFNIAFDNALLAAQSTQFHPGFHSFEQDVARARTFCLYEEIEGMWAAGLAKGGSLDNAVVVQGDKVLNPEGLRYEDESVRHKALDAIGDLYTAGHRIVGAYHGERAGHGLNNRLLKALFADRANYAIEQETADWEELRLVDAAD from the coding sequence GTGAGCTTTCAGAAAACCATCGCGAAGGGCGTCGAGCGCAACGGCGTGGGTCTCCACTCCGGCGTGGATGTGCGCCTTGCCCTCAGGCCCGCCCCGGCGAATACAGGCGTCGTCTTCCGCCGTACCGACCTGGAAGGCGATGCCGCCGCGATTCCGGCGCGCTTCGATCATGTCGCCGACACGCGGCTCTGCACGGCGATCGCCAACGCGCACGGCGCGTCGGTCGCCACCATCGAGCACGTCATGTCGGCGCTGTCCGGGATGGAGGTCGACAACTGCTTCGTGGACGTCTCCGGCCCGGAAACCCCGGTGATGGACGGCAGCGCCGCGCCCTTCGTGGAGATGATCCGCGAGGCTGGCATCAAGCAGCAGGATATGCCGCGCCGGGTCATCCGCATCCTTCGCGAGGTGCGCGTCGGCGACGACCGGAGCTGGGCGCGGCTGTCGCCGGCGGACGAGTTCCGGCTGAGCTTCAACATCGCCTTCGACAATGCGCTGCTCGCGGCGCAGTCGACGCAGTTCCATCCCGGCTTCCACAGCTTCGAGCAGGACGTCGCGCGGGCGAGGACCTTCTGTCTCTACGAGGAGATCGAGGGGATGTGGGCGGCCGGACTCGCCAAGGGCGGTTCGCTGGACAACGCTGTCGTGGTGCAGGGCGACAAGGTGCTGAATCCCGAGGGGCTGCGCTACGAGGACGAGAGCGTGCGCCACAAGGCGCTCGACGCGATTGGCGATCTCTATACCGCGGGCCATCGCATCGTCGGCGCCTATCACGGCGAACGCGCTGGTCACGGGCTCAACAACCGGTTGCTGAAGGCCCTGTTCGCGGACCGGGCCAACTACGCCATCGAACAGGAAACGGCTGACTGGGAAGAACTCAGGCTGGTCGACGCCGCCGACTGA
- a CDS encoding cell division protein FtsQ/DivIB, with protein sequence MRPLMADSADRVLGGGEKGKGAAGRKAPVERELLRRQRHRKLGRFVIAGAFAVALAGGYVGLQRDWHGAALAAMDRGLDTAFRAAGLGVAEVTLEGRRRAGPEALRRALGVAVGDPILRLDLEDLQHRVEGVGWVETATVTRRLPDRLHIAIIEREPFARWQLDGRTALIDRTGQVILADVGARYLTLPRLVGPGANLRAAELFALLDSAPALKRQVSTASLIRERRWDIGMESGVTVRLPETDPGEAWARFSEVNRRDGLLEKRLNLIDLRVPGRVIVRLEPPAAEPGAVERET encoded by the coding sequence ATGCGACCGTTGATGGCGGACAGCGCCGACCGCGTGCTGGGCGGCGGCGAGAAGGGCAAGGGCGCGGCGGGCCGCAAGGCGCCGGTGGAGCGGGAACTGTTGCGGCGCCAGCGCCACCGCAAGCTCGGCCGCTTCGTCATAGCCGGAGCCTTCGCGGTCGCCCTGGCCGGTGGCTATGTCGGCCTGCAGCGGGACTGGCACGGCGCGGCGCTGGCGGCGATGGACCGGGGCCTCGACACGGCGTTCCGCGCCGCAGGGCTGGGTGTCGCCGAAGTGACGCTGGAAGGCCGTCGCCGCGCCGGCCCCGAGGCACTTCGCCGCGCGCTGGGCGTCGCAGTCGGCGACCCGATCCTGCGCCTCGACCTGGAGGACCTGCAGCATCGCGTGGAGGGCGTCGGCTGGGTCGAGACCGCGACGGTCACCCGCCGTCTGCCGGACCGGCTGCACATCGCCATCATCGAACGCGAGCCCTTCGCGCGCTGGCAACTCGATGGCCGCACCGCGCTGATCGACCGTACGGGCCAGGTGATTCTGGCCGATGTGGGCGCGCGCTACCTCACTCTGCCGCGTCTGGTGGGGCCGGGCGCGAACCTCCGTGCGGCCGAACTGTTCGCCCTGCTGGACAGCGCGCCGGCGCTGAAGCGCCAGGTGAGCACCGCCAGCCTGATCCGGGAACGCCGCTGGGACATCGGCATGGAAAGCGGCGTCACCGTTCGCCTGCCGGAGACCGATCCCGGCGAGGCCTGGGCCCGCTTCAGCGAGGTCAACCGCCGGGACGGGCTGTTGGAGAAGCGTCTGAATCTAATCGATCTTCGCGTGCCCGGACGGGTGATCGTGCGGCTGGAGCCGCCGGCCGCCGAACCCGGCGCGGTCGAGCGGGAGACCTGA
- the murB gene encoding UDP-N-acetylmuramate dehydrogenase yields MTRRATLLIDRLPQVRGSYTAEAPMKDLTWFRVGGPAEVLFRPADLDDLMLFMAYRPMDAPVTFIGAGANLLVRDGGIPGIVIRLGKGFNHIEDDARGLRVGAGCSNVSVALRARDRGLKGYEFLRGVPGTIGGALRMNAGAYGQEMKDIVLAARWVRGDGLLQWSSVEELGYGYRHCSLPEDRIFVEAMLRAEPGDREAIRRRMDEISAERTTTQPVKTSTGGSTFANPPAHKAWELIDRAGCRGLVIGDAQVSEQHCNFLINRGAATAADLETLGETVRERVKAATGIELRWEIRRIGVAGGARS; encoded by the coding sequence ATGACACGACGGGCTACATTGCTGATCGACCGTCTGCCGCAGGTGCGCGGAAGCTACACGGCCGAGGCGCCGATGAAGGATCTGACATGGTTCCGCGTCGGCGGTCCGGCGGAGGTGCTGTTCCGGCCCGCCGACCTGGACGATCTCATGCTCTTCATGGCCTACCGGCCAATGGATGCGCCGGTCACCTTCATCGGCGCGGGCGCCAACCTGCTGGTGCGTGACGGCGGCATCCCCGGCATCGTCATCCGCCTGGGGAAGGGCTTCAATCATATCGAGGATGACGCGCGCGGCCTGCGCGTAGGCGCGGGCTGCAGCAACGTCTCGGTGGCGCTGCGGGCGCGGGACCGCGGGCTGAAGGGCTACGAATTCCTGCGCGGCGTACCGGGCACCATCGGCGGCGCGCTGCGCATGAACGCCGGCGCCTATGGTCAGGAGATGAAGGACATTGTGCTCGCCGCGCGCTGGGTGAGGGGGGACGGCCTGCTGCAATGGTCTTCGGTCGAAGAACTCGGCTATGGCTACCGGCACTGTTCGCTGCCCGAGGACCGGATCTTCGTGGAGGCGATGCTGCGCGCCGAGCCGGGCGACCGGGAGGCCATCCGCCGCCGGATGGACGAGATCAGCGCCGAACGCACTACCACGCAACCGGTGAAGACCAGCACCGGCGGCAGCACTTTCGCCAACCCGCCCGCACACAAGGCCTGGGAACTGATCGACCGCGCCGGCTGCCGCGGCCTGGTGATCGGCGACGCCCAGGTCTCGGAGCAGCACTGCAATTTCCTGATCAACCGCGGCGCGGCCACGGCCGCCGACCTCGAGACCCTGGGCGAGACGGTGCGCGAACGCGTGAAGGCCGCCACCGGCATCGAACTCCGCTGGGAAATCCGGCGCATCGGCGTTGCCGGGGGGGCGCGGTCATGA
- a CDS encoding D-alanine--D-alanine ligase, producing the protein MSRIAVIMGGWSAEREVSLVTGGACAKALESLGHDVVRIDVDRRIAETLNAAKVDLVFNALHGRYGEDGTVQGMLEIMGIPYTHSGVLASALAMNKPEAKILFRDAGIAVPDGEVMTRKALAASRKYAPPLVLKPLNEGSSVGVEIILEGDNFRPLDQGDPDERLLVEKYIPGREIQVAVMGDRALGAIEIVSPGRFYDYEAKYAPGGSRHLMPAPMPKADYELALDYALRAHKALGCRGLTRSDLRYDDTGEGGAELYLLEVNTQPGMTPTSLAPEIAAHQGLSFEDLCRELVEDASCDR; encoded by the coding sequence ATGAGCCGGATCGCGGTCATCATGGGCGGCTGGTCCGCCGAGCGCGAGGTTTCGCTGGTCACCGGCGGGGCCTGTGCGAAGGCCCTGGAATCGCTGGGCCACGATGTGGTCCGCATCGACGTCGACCGGCGTATTGCCGAGACCCTGAACGCCGCGAAGGTGGATCTGGTCTTCAACGCCCTGCACGGCCGCTACGGCGAGGACGGCACGGTGCAGGGGATGCTGGAGATCATGGGCATTCCCTATACCCATTCCGGCGTTCTGGCCTCAGCCCTGGCGATGAACAAGCCCGAAGCGAAGATTCTGTTCCGCGACGCCGGTATCGCCGTGCCCGACGGCGAGGTCATGACCCGCAAGGCGCTGGCCGCGAGCCGGAAATACGCGCCGCCGCTGGTGCTGAAGCCGCTCAACGAGGGCTCTTCGGTGGGCGTCGAGATCATCCTGGAAGGCGACAATTTCCGCCCGCTCGATCAGGGAGATCCGGATGAGCGCCTGCTGGTCGAAAAATACATCCCCGGCCGGGAAATCCAGGTCGCCGTCATGGGCGACCGGGCGCTGGGCGCCATCGAGATCGTCTCGCCGGGCCGTTTCTACGACTACGAGGCGAAGTATGCGCCAGGCGGGTCCAGGCACCTGATGCCGGCGCCCATGCCGAAAGCCGACTACGAGCTGGCCCTCGACTATGCGCTGCGCGCCCACAAGGCGCTCGGCTGTCGCGGTCTGACCCGGAGCGATCTTCGCTACGACGACACCGGTGAGGGCGGCGCGGAACTCTACCTGCTGGAGGTCAATACCCAGCCGGGCATGACGCCCACGTCCCTGGCGCCGGAAATCGCCGCGCACCAGGGACTCAGCTTCGAGGACCTCTGCAGGGAACTGGTGGAGGACGCATCATGCGACCGTTGA
- a CDS encoding outer membrane protein assembly factor BamD, with product MDSRFPIVRSLGALTLLTLLAAFLAGCSGGEDETPVASAQPAPEPPVEVLYNSALDALVAEEYEQAAAGFDLVERQYPYSVWATKAQIMAIFSYYMTNDYDLAIGAAERFIRLHPGSKDTPYAHYMIAVSNYEQIADVERDQGRTREALNKLQEVLQRYPRSAYAQDAQAKLALTRDHLAGKEMTVGRYYLQRGHYVAAINRFRNVVEQFQTTSHTPEALHRLVESYLSLGVTDEAQATAAVLGHNYPQSQWYRDSYAMLQGEDLEPEPSEGSWISQVWNSIF from the coding sequence ATGGACTCCAGATTTCCGATCGTGCGCTCACTGGGCGCGCTGACGCTGCTGACCCTGCTTGCCGCGTTTCTCGCCGGCTGCTCGGGCGGCGAGGACGAGACTCCGGTCGCCAGCGCGCAGCCGGCCCCGGAACCCCCGGTCGAAGTGCTCTACAACAGCGCGCTCGATGCGCTCGTGGCGGAGGAGTACGAACAGGCGGCGGCCGGCTTCGATCTGGTCGAGCGGCAGTATCCCTATTCGGTCTGGGCCACCAAGGCGCAGATCATGGCGATCTTTTCCTATTACATGACCAACGATTACGACCTCGCCATCGGCGCGGCCGAACGCTTCATTCGCCTGCATCCGGGCAGCAAGGACACGCCCTATGCCCACTACATGATCGCGGTCTCCAACTACGAGCAGATCGCCGATGTGGAGCGCGACCAGGGCCGCACGCGCGAGGCGCTGAACAAGTTGCAGGAGGTTCTCCAGCGTTATCCGCGCTCGGCCTACGCTCAGGATGCCCAGGCCAAGCTGGCGCTGACCCGCGATCATCTGGCGGGCAAGGAGATGACGGTCGGCCGCTATTACCTGCAGCGCGGTCACTACGTCGCGGCCATCAACCGGTTCCGCAATGTCGTGGAGCAGTTCCAGACCACCAGCCACACGCCCGAGGCGCTGCATCGGCTGGTCGAATCCTATCTGTCCCTCGGCGTGACCGACGAGGCGCAGGCGACCGCGGCCGTGCTGGGCCACAATTACCCGCAGAGTCAGTGGTATCGGGACTCCTATGCCATGCTCCAGGGCGAGGACCTGGAGCCGGAGCCCAGCGAGGGCTCCTGGATTTCGCAGGTCTGGAACAGCATTTTCTGA
- the ftsZ gene encoding cell division protein FtsZ encodes MPINLTYPELTETLPRIVVFGVGGAGGNAVNNMIESELQGVEFVAANTDAQALNKSRASKQIQLGAGLTQGLGAGAQPDVGRQAAEEAMPQLMEHLEGAHMCFITAGMGGGTGTGAAPVIARAAREAGVLTVGVVTKPFQFEGKRRLAIAEEGVKELQRNVDTLIVIPNQNLFRVANEKTTFADAFKIADEVLHSGVRSITDLMVQPGLINLDFADVRTVMNEMGKAMMGTGQAEGEERARRAAGDAIANPLLEDLSLKSARGVLINVTGGMDLTLHEVDEAASLIREEVDEDAHIIIGSILDPELDGQMRVSVVATGIDAIEEEAAEPMAGFTPRVVASTGQTGRPAATTAQQAAANPPQPQPSMPRMPSFGAGATALKMEPEDHAAPDEEARVQPPVIDDVAEAAARPETRAEAAEQHADKQNYEFPTFPTNRNGPPPARPVIGSKAPAEPEPKHAGAAPRHAAGAERDDAPKARSLFDRLTGRAPKQEEASKPEPRRGLFGARTGVSAEDEARSEPQMGAPRLDLGEPEQKRSQAVEDDLDIPAFLRRQAN; translated from the coding sequence ATGCCCATCAATCTGACTTATCCGGAACTGACGGAAACGCTGCCCCGGATCGTCGTCTTCGGCGTGGGTGGCGCCGGCGGCAACGCAGTCAACAATATGATCGAATCCGAACTGCAGGGCGTGGAGTTCGTGGCCGCGAACACCGACGCGCAGGCGCTGAACAAGTCCCGCGCCTCCAAGCAGATCCAGCTTGGCGCAGGTCTGACCCAGGGGCTCGGCGCCGGCGCCCAGCCCGATGTCGGCCGCCAGGCCGCCGAGGAGGCCATGCCCCAGCTCATGGAGCATCTCGAAGGCGCACACATGTGCTTCATCACCGCCGGCATGGGCGGCGGCACCGGCACCGGCGCCGCACCCGTGATCGCCCGCGCGGCCCGCGAGGCCGGCGTGCTGACCGTCGGCGTCGTCACCAAGCCCTTCCAGTTCGAAGGCAAGCGCCGCCTGGCGATCGCCGAAGAGGGCGTCAAGGAACTGCAGCGCAATGTCGACACGCTGATCGTCATTCCGAACCAGAACCTGTTCCGCGTGGCCAACGAGAAGACCACTTTCGCCGACGCCTTCAAGATCGCCGACGAGGTGCTGCACTCGGGCGTGCGCTCCATCACCGACCTGATGGTGCAGCCCGGCCTGATCAACCTGGACTTCGCCGACGTCCGCACCGTGATGAACGAGATGGGCAAGGCGATGATGGGCACCGGCCAGGCCGAGGGCGAGGAGCGGGCGCGGCGCGCGGCCGGCGACGCCATCGCCAACCCGCTGCTCGAAGATCTCAGCCTGAAATCCGCACGCGGCGTGCTGATCAATGTCACCGGCGGCATGGACCTGACATTGCACGAGGTCGACGAGGCCGCCAGCCTGATCCGCGAGGAGGTGGACGAGGACGCCCACATCATCATCGGCTCCATCCTGGACCCGGAACTGGACGGCCAGATGCGCGTGTCCGTGGTCGCCACCGGCATCGACGCGATCGAGGAAGAGGCCGCCGAGCCCATGGCCGGCTTCACCCCGCGCGTGGTCGCATCGACGGGTCAAACGGGCCGCCCGGCTGCCACGACGGCGCAGCAGGCCGCCGCCAATCCGCCGCAGCCGCAGCCTTCCATGCCCCGCATGCCGTCCTTCGGCGCCGGTGCGACAGCGCTGAAGATGGAGCCGGAGGATCATGCCGCGCCCGATGAGGAAGCCCGCGTTCAGCCTCCGGTGATCGATGACGTCGCCGAAGCGGCGGCGCGTCCCGAAACCCGGGCCGAAGCCGCCGAACAGCATGCGGACAAGCAGAACTACGAGTTTCCGACCTTCCCGACCAACCGCAACGGTCCGCCGCCGGCCCGTCCGGTGATCGGCAGCAAGGCGCCGGCCGAGCCCGAGCCGAAGCACGCCGGCGCCGCGCCGCGTCATGCTGCGGGAGCGGAAAGGGACGACGCCCCGAAGGCGCGGTCGCTGTTCGACCGGCTGACCGGCCGCGCGCCGAAGCAGGAGGAGGCTTCGAAACCGGAACCGCGCCGCGGTCTGTTCGGCGCCAGGACCGGGGTTTCCGCGGAAGACGAGGCCCGCAGCGAGCCCCAGATGGGCGCGCCGCGTCTGGATCTGGGCGAACCGGAACAGAAGCGCAGCCAGGCCGTCGAAGACGACCTCGACATTCCCGCTTTCCTGCGGCGTCAGGCGAATTGA
- the ftsA gene encoding cell division protein FtsA: protein MASSRSHIIAALDVGSAKVACVVARPGEDGYRVLGAGTRRAHGLRKGVVTDMDAAEAAIRAAVDTAEKMAGIAIDEVFVVLSGGHPASHMVGVEVAAPDRPIGDHDVQRLLKQAGARSEPGERSVLHAIPVGFSLDGAGGIHDPRGMEGRRLGVDVHIVTAATSAQRNLDICIGRAHLTPVDLVAGAYAAGLGALTWDERDLGAVAVDIGAGVTKIGIFRDGHLIHVDSVPIGGAHVTNDIARILATSIDAAERLKTTRGGVFVGPHDDDETIPVPAIGDGWTESASSRMPLSLLIGVIRPRVEEILETVRERIESSGHAAMAGRKIVLTGGGSLLSGIDRLAHDILDKPVRIGRPQNVTGLPEAMLSPAYCALAGSLAFADRRLEARAQLAGGPTAQRRSGGLIRIGRWLRENF from the coding sequence ATGGCCAGTTCGCGTTCCCACATCATCGCCGCACTCGACGTCGGTTCCGCCAAGGTGGCCTGCGTCGTCGCCCGGCCCGGCGAGGATGGCTACCGCGTCCTCGGCGCCGGCACGCGGCGCGCGCACGGGCTGCGCAAGGGCGTGGTGACCGACATGGACGCGGCGGAAGCCGCGATCCGCGCCGCCGTGGATACCGCCGAGAAGATGGCGGGTATCGCCATCGACGAGGTCTTCGTGGTGCTCTCGGGCGGCCATCCCGCCTCCCACATGGTGGGTGTCGAGGTGGCTGCCCCGGACCGTCCGATCGGCGACCATGACGTGCAGCGCCTGCTGAAGCAGGCCGGTGCGCGCTCGGAGCCGGGCGAACGCTCCGTGCTGCACGCCATTCCCGTGGGCTTTTCCCTGGACGGCGCGGGCGGCATCCATGATCCGCGCGGCATGGAAGGCCGGCGGCTGGGCGTCGACGTCCACATCGTCACCGCCGCCACCTCGGCCCAGCGCAATCTGGACATCTGCATCGGCCGTGCGCACCTGACGCCGGTCGACCTGGTGGCCGGCGCCTACGCGGCCGGACTCGGCGCGCTGACCTGGGACGAGCGGGATCTCGGCGCGGTGGCCGTCGACATCGGCGCCGGCGTCACCAAGATCGGCATCTTCCGCGACGGACACCTGATCCACGTCGATTCGGTGCCGATCGGCGGCGCGCACGTCACCAACGACATCGCCCGCATTCTCGCCACCTCGATCGATGCCGCCGAGCGGCTGAAGACCACACGCGGCGGCGTCTTCGTCGGCCCGCATGACGACGACGAGACGATCCCCGTGCCCGCGATCGGCGACGGCTGGACCGAGAGCGCATCCAGCCGCATGCCGCTGTCGCTGCTGATCGGCGTCATCCGCCCGCGCGTCGAGGAAATCCTGGAGACCGTGCGCGAACGCATCGAATCGAGCGGTCATGCCGCCATGGCCGGGCGCAAGATCGTGCTCACCGGCGGCGGCAGCCTGCTGTCGGGAATCGACCGCCTCGCCCACGACATCCTGGACAAGCCGGTTCGCATCGGCCGCCCCCAGAACGTCACGGGTCTGCCCGAGGCCATGCTGAGCCCCGCCTACTGTGCGCTGGCCGGCAGCCTGGCCTTCGCCGACCGCAGGCTGGAGGCCCGGGCGCAGCTCGCCGGCGGCCCCACGGCGCAGCGTCGCAGCGGCGGGCTGATCCGCATCGGCCGCTGGCTCAGGGAGAACTTCTGA
- the murG gene encoding undecaprenyldiphospho-muramoylpentapeptide beta-N-acetylglucosaminyltransferase: protein MAGRKKFVLTAGGTGGHLFPAQALAEQLARRGHGLALMTDRRGAQFGQRFPDAEIVTVEAASPAGGIGQKLRSAVRMGRGCMQALTALRRLAPAAVIGFGGYASLPALWAAGRQRRPIVLHEQNAFAGRANRLFAGRAAAVGLSFAATGGLERFGDTRTVVVGNPVRDAILTLRDAPYEGPGHDGPLNLFVFGGSQGAAVFAETVPEALGGLPERLRSRLSVTQQVRPENMDAARAAYAAAGMEARLEPFFEDMAALLGRAHLVLSRAGASTVNELAVAGRPSVLVPYPHAADDHQTANARAMADAGGAWLVPNERFDVATCRRTLEALLEDPAALSRMAAAARQIAMPDAAERLADLVEEVSCVRSVEDRT from the coding sequence ATGGCGGGGCGGAAGAAATTCGTGCTGACTGCCGGCGGGACCGGCGGTCACCTGTTCCCGGCGCAGGCGCTGGCCGAGCAGCTCGCGCGCCGCGGCCATGGTCTGGCGCTGATGACCGACCGGCGCGGAGCACAGTTCGGCCAGCGGTTCCCCGACGCCGAGATCGTCACTGTCGAAGCGGCGTCTCCGGCCGGCGGAATCGGCCAGAAGCTGCGGTCCGCGGTACGCATGGGGCGTGGCTGCATGCAGGCGCTGACGGCGCTGCGTCGTCTGGCGCCTGCGGCCGTCATCGGCTTCGGCGGTTATGCTTCCCTGCCCGCGCTCTGGGCGGCGGGGCGGCAGCGCCGGCCCATCGTCCTGCACGAACAGAACGCCTTCGCCGGCCGCGCCAACCGGCTCTTCGCCGGCCGCGCCGCTGCGGTCGGTCTCTCCTTCGCTGCGACCGGCGGGTTGGAGCGATTCGGGGACACGCGCACCGTGGTGGTCGGCAATCCGGTCCGTGACGCGATCCTGACCCTGCGGGATGCGCCCTATGAAGGCCCCGGTCATGACGGCCCGCTCAACCTGTTCGTGTTCGGCGGCAGTCAGGGCGCGGCGGTCTTCGCCGAGACGGTGCCCGAGGCGCTGGGCGGCCTGCCCGAGCGGCTCAGGTCGCGGCTGAGCGTCACCCAGCAGGTTCGCCCGGAGAACATGGATGCCGCCCGCGCCGCCTATGCCGCCGCCGGGATGGAAGCGCGGCTGGAGCCTTTCTTCGAGGACATGGCGGCACTTCTGGGCAGGGCGCATCTGGTGCTGTCCCGCGCCGGCGCGTCGACCGTGAACGAGCTGGCCGTTGCCGGGCGGCCCTCGGTCCTGGTGCCCTATCCCCACGCCGCCGACGACCATCAGACTGCCAACGCCCGCGCCATGGCCGATGCCGGCGGGGCCTGGCTGGTGCCCAACGAGAGATTCGACGTGGCGACCTGCCGCCGCACGCTGGAGGCATTGCTGGAGGATCCGGCGGCCCTGTCGCGCATGGCGGCCGCCGCACGGCAGATCGCGATGCCCGACGCGGCCGAGCGTCTTGCCGATCTGGTCGAAGAAGTTTCCTGCGTGCGTAGCGTGGAGGACCGGACATGA
- a CDS encoding helix-turn-helix domain-containing protein, with protein MQHDRSVDRHVGERIRSRRAELGLTQHDLASTLGISYQQVQKYETGSNRVSAGRLYDLSRRLGCHVGYFFDGLEPSTVMPELGHGGQNRTTIELARNFNRLPTGTVKGAISSLVRALADGEETSIQAAAHRIAAE; from the coding sequence ATGCAACACGACCGAAGCGTCGACCGGCATGTCGGGGAGCGGATCCGCAGCCGCAGGGCCGAACTGGGCCTGACGCAGCACGATCTGGCGTCGACCCTGGGCATCTCCTACCAGCAGGTTCAGAAATACGAGACCGGGTCCAATCGCGTCAGTGCGGGACGGCTCTATGATCTCTCCCGGCGGCTCGGCTGCCATGTCGGATATTTCTTCGACGGGCTGGAACCCTCCACCGTGATGCCGGAACTCGGTCATGGCGGTCAGAACCGGACCACGATCGAACTGGCGCGCAATTTCAATCGCCTGCCGACCGGCACCGTGAAGGGCGCGATCAGCAGCCTGGTGCGCGCGCTGGCCGATGGCGAGGAAACCAGCATCCAGGCGGCGGCCCACCGGATCGCGGCGGAATAG